The proteins below are encoded in one region of Triticum aestivum cultivar Chinese Spring chromosome 1B, IWGSC CS RefSeq v2.1, whole genome shotgun sequence:
- the LOC123075985 gene encoding 4-hydroxyphenylpyruvate dioxygenase, producing MMNAHANLALAALAFPAHMPNSKSSHIRSRRTRRPLLPLTMAAHPPIRTNIGMSTHGSASGGGEQAGISSTDRFRMIDFHHVEFWCADAASAAARFSFGLGVPLAAESGLSTGNTAHASHLLHSRSGSLALLFSAPYAQGDAVTASVPSFDADAARRFTADHGLAVRAMAVRVPDAGEAFRTSVDAGARPSFAPAELGHGFELAEVQLYGDVVLRFVSHPDDTAIPFLPGFGSVPSSGATPDYGLTRFDHIVGDVPHLAPVAAYIAGFTGFHEFSRFTADQVGTAESSLNVVVLANNSENVLLTVVEPVHGTKRRSQVQTYLDHHGGPGVQHLAMASNDVLGTLRKIRGRSTMGGFELLPPPPASYYDDVRRRAGDVLSEAQIKGCQELGVRVDKDDHGGVVLQIFTKAAGDRPTLLLEFIQRIGCMDKDENGQEYQRGGCGGFGQGNVTELFKSIEDYEKSLDASARLAA from the exons ATGATGAATGCCCACGCCAACCTAGCTCTGGCCGCTTTGGCATTCCCAGCCCACATGCCCAACTCTAAATCGTCCCACATCCGATCACGACGCACCAGACGCCCACTCCTTCCACTCACAATGGCGGCACATCCACCAATCCGAACAAACATCGGAATGAGCACCCATGGCAGTGCCAGTGGCGGCGGGGAGCAAGCCGGCATCTCCAGCACGGACCGATTCCGCATGATAGACTTCCACCACGTCGAGTTTTGGTGCGCcgatgccgcctccgccgccgcacgCTTCTCCTTCGGGCTCGGCGTGCCACTCGCGGCAGAGTCCGGCCTCTCCACGGGGAACACCGCGCACGCCTCCCACCTACTCCACTCACGCTCGGGCTCTCTCGCGCTCCTCTTCAGCGCCCCATACGCACAGGGCGACGCGGTCACCGCGTCCGTGCCCTCCTTCGACGCCGACGCCGCACGCCGCTTTACCGCAGATCACGGCCTGGCGGTGCGCGCCATGGCCGTCCGTGTCCCGGACGCCGGCGAGGCCTTCCGCACGAGCGTTGACGCTGGAGCGCGCCCGTCCTTTGCCCCTGCTGAGCTTGGACACGGCTTCGAGCTCGCGGAGGTCCAGCTCTACGGAGACGTCGTTCTCCGCTTCGTGAGCCACCCAGACGACACGGCCATACCCTTCTTGCCGGGGTTCGGGAGCGTCCCCAGCTCCGGGGCTACACCGGACTACGGGCTCACGCGGTTTGACCACATCGTCGGCGACGTCCCTCACCTGGCTCCGGTCGCTGCATACATAGCCGGGTTCACAGGGTTCCACGAGTTCTCTCGCTTCACTGCGGACCAGGTGGGCACGGCCGAGAGCTCCCTCAACGTCGTGGTGCTCGCCAACAATTCAGAGAACGTGCTGCTCACCGTCGTCGAGCCAGTGCATGGCACCAAGCGCCGGAGCCAGGTACAGACCTACCTGGACCACCACGGCGGCCCAGGCGTGCAGCACCTGGCGATGGCCAGCAACGACGTGCTTGGCACGTTGAGGAAGATTCGTGGGCGGTCCACCATGGGCGGCTTTGAGCTTCTGCCACCGCCACCGGCCAGCTACTATGACGATGTAAGGCGGCGCGCTGGGGACGTGCTGTCAGAAGCACAGATTAAGGGGTGCCAGGAGCTAGGCGTACGGGTGGACAAGGATGACCATGGAGGTGTTGTGCTCCAAATCTTCACAAAGGCGGCGGGCGACAG GCCAACCTTGCTCTTGGAGTTTATCCAAAGGATCGGATGCATGGACAAGGACGAGAACGGGCAGGAATACCAGAGAGGTGGCTGCGGTGGATTTGGCCAGGGTAACGTCACTGAGCTGTTCAAGTCCATTGAGGACTATGAAAAGTCCCTTGACGCTTCTGCACGCCTGGCCGCCTAA